The Streptomyces sp. NBC_00286 nucleotide sequence GTGGCAGCAGGTCGCCGACATCGCCGCCAAGGTCGACGGAGCCCGGCCGGGCATGAAGGGCATCTGCCTGCGCGGCCTGGCCGGCTGGGGTGAGCTGGGGGCGCCGCTGACCACCATGGTCAACACCTTCGGCGGCACCTGGTTCACCGAGGACTGGCAGGCGCAGGTCAACAGCCCGAAGTTCAAGGAGGCGACGAAGTTCTACGTCGACCTGGTGCGCAAGCACGGGGAGGCGGGCGCGTCGCAGGCCGGGTTCACCGAGTGCCTGAACGCGATGAGCCAGGGCAAGGTCGCGATGTGGTACGACGCGACCAGTGCGGCCGGATCGCTGGAGGACGCCAAGTCCAGCAAGGTGGCCGGCAAGGTCGGCTACGCGTACGCCCCGACCGTCGAGACGCCCAACAGTGGCTGGCTGTGGGCGTGGGCGTGGGCGATGCCGAAGACCACCAAGAAGGCGGACGCGGCCTCGAAGTTCATGCTGTGGGCGTCCAGCAAGGAGTACGAGGAGCTGGTCGGCAAGGAGCTGGGCTGGTCGCGGGTGCCGGCCGGCAAGCGGGCCAGCACGTATGCGATCCCCGAGTACGCGAAGGCGTCCGAGGCCTTCGGTGACGTCACTTTGCAGTCCATCCAGCAGGCCAACCCGTCCGACCCGGGCATGCAGGCCAGGCCGACGGTGGGGGTCCAGTTCGTGGCCATCCCCGAGTTCCAGGACCTGGGCACGAAGGTGACCCAGGAGATCTCCGCTGCCATCGCCGGCAAGACAAGCGTGGACAAGGCGCTCAACGACGGCCAGAAGCTCGCCGAGGAAGTCGCCAAGAAGCAGAAGTGACCTCCACTGCCCGGCCGGTCCTCCCCCGGCCGGGCGCCACTTCCCCTACCTCGACCGTCCAGGCCGGGACTGCTTCCCCTACCCCGGCCCCCCAGTGCCTCAAGGGCCTGGGAGGTGCCCCCATCGGCGGAGGAAACGCCAATCACCATGACCACGCTCATCGAAACACCCAAGGCGGCACCGCCGCCCGTCCGTCATCGGACGACCAGCATCAGCAAGTGGCGGCGGCGCGTTCCGCTGCTGCCCGCGCTGATCTTCACGATCGTCGTGACGCAACTGCCCTTCGTGGCCACGCTCGTCATCTCCACCTTCCAGTGGAACATCCTCCAGCCGGGCGACCGGCACTTCGTGGGCCTGTCCAACTTCAAGTTCGTCTTCACCGACGAGCGGCTGCGCACGGCGGTGCTCAACACCGTCGTGCTCACCGCGTCGGTGGTGCTCATCAGCGTGCTCCTGGGCCTGGGCCTGGCCCTGCTACTGGACCGCCGGTTCCTCGGCCGCGGCCTGGCGCGCACCCTGCTCATCGCGCCATTCCTGGTCATGCCGGTCGCCGCGTCGCTGCTGTGGAAGCACGCCCTCTACAACCC carries:
- a CDS encoding ABC transporter substrate-binding protein, with product MRTRRMIQVLAAATATGSLLLAGCAGAGGGGTGGGDGESINVLMVGNPQMEDIAKLTKSTFTKDTGIKVNFTILPENELRDKVTQDIATQAGQYDVATIGAYEVPIWEKNGWLHELGSYADKDSSFDKDDLLKPMVQSLSGEDDKLYALPFYGESSFLMYNKEVMAEEGITMPEKPTWQQVADIAAKVDGARPGMKGICLRGLAGWGELGAPLTTMVNTFGGTWFTEDWQAQVNSPKFKEATKFYVDLVRKHGEAGASQAGFTECLNAMSQGKVAMWYDATSAAGSLEDAKSSKVAGKVGYAYAPTVETPNSGWLWAWAWAMPKTTKKADAASKFMLWASSKEYEELVGKELGWSRVPAGKRASTYAIPEYAKASEAFGDVTLQSIQQANPSDPGMQARPTVGVQFVAIPEFQDLGTKVTQEISAAIAGKTSVDKALNDGQKLAEEVAKKQK